The following proteins are co-located in the Roseovarius arcticus genome:
- a CDS encoding host attachment protein — MIELRTGTWVLICNGEKALFLRNDGDADAPDLNVVRIDEQDNPKDIDQSANRPGRMQGSPSGHKSAFDDTDWHELAKERFASDLADRLYKQAHSGAFDRIVIVAAAKTLGALRSELHQEVTAKVIAEIDKDLTNHPLDEVEKRVKADLADM; from the coding sequence ATGATCGAGCTAAGAACAGGGACATGGGTGCTGATTTGTAACGGTGAAAAGGCGTTGTTTCTGCGCAATGACGGCGACGCAGATGCACCCGATCTGAATGTTGTCCGCATCGACGAGCAGGATAATCCCAAAGACATAGATCAGTCGGCCAACCGTCCGGGCCGGATGCAGGGTAGCCCGAGTGGGCACAAATCTGCGTTCGATGATACCGACTGGCACGAACTGGCCAAGGAACGCTTTGCTTCGGACCTTGCTGATCGCCTCTATAAACAGGCACATAGCGGTGCATTTGACCGCATCGTCATCGTCGCGGCGGCCAAGACACTGGGCGCCTTGCGCTCGGAGTTGCATCAGGAGGTCACGGCCAAGGTTATCGCTGAGATCGACAAGGACCTGACCAATCATCCACTCGATGAGGTGGAAAAACGGGTCAAAGCCGACCTTGCCGATATGTAG
- a CDS encoding superoxide dismutase, which produces MPFELPDLPYAHDALAGNGMSKETLEYHHDIHHNAYVTNGNKAIEGTEWANKSLEEIIAGTYDPHAVAQSGIFNNISQLWNHNQFWEMMSPGKTAMPSEVEKALKDNFGSVDDFKKEFAAAGAGQFGSGWAWLVRAKDGSLKITKTENGVNPVCFGQTALLGCDVWEHSYYIDFRNKRPAYLDNFLNSLVNWENVASRM; this is translated from the coding sequence ATGCCATTCGAACTTCCCGATCTTCCCTATGCTCACGACGCTCTGGCCGGAAACGGTATGAGCAAAGAGACGCTGGAGTATCACCACGACATTCACCACAACGCCTATGTTACCAACGGCAATAAGGCGATTGAGGGTACTGAGTGGGCGAATAAATCGCTGGAAGAGATCATCGCCGGTACGTATGACCCCCACGCGGTCGCGCAGTCCGGTATCTTTAACAACATCAGCCAGTTGTGGAACCACAATCAGTTTTGGGAAATGATGAGCCCCGGCAAAACTGCGATGCCTTCCGAAGTCGAAAAAGCGCTGAAGGACAACTTCGGCAGCGTTGACGACTTCAAGAAGGAATTTGCCGCCGCAGGTGCGGGCCAGTTCGGTTCGGGCTGGGCGTGGTTGGTCAGGGCCAAGGATGGCAGTCTCAAGATCACCAAGACCGAAAACGGCGTGAACCCCGTTTGCTTTGGCCAGACTGCTTTGCTGGGCTGTGACGTGTGGGAGCATTCCTATTACATCGACTTCCGCAACAAACGCCCTGCGTATCTGGACAACTTCCTGAATTCATTGGTGAATTGGGAAAACGTCGCCAGCCGTATGTAA
- a CDS encoding TIGR00730 family Rossman fold protein, with product MTTLSICVFCGAREGTRSAYGAAADALGAGLAREGWRLVYGAGDVGLMGRCAQAALQAGGDLLGVIPQHLVGREAIADPSHARIVTETMHERKKVMFMNSDAIALLPGGAGSLDELFEVLTWRQLGHHTKPVVIINEGGYWQPLLELLRHIEAEGFAGADLAEAYITVPDVPAALAALRAALPRRKDAAV from the coding sequence ATGACCACCCTATCGATATGTGTCTTTTGCGGCGCACGCGAGGGCACGCGCTCAGCCTACGGCGCCGCTGCCGATGCGCTGGGGGCCGGACTGGCACGCGAGGGGTGGCGTCTGGTCTATGGCGCAGGCGACGTGGGGCTGATGGGCCGCTGCGCACAGGCCGCGTTGCAGGCAGGCGGCGATCTGCTGGGCGTCATCCCGCAGCATCTGGTCGGGCGCGAGGCTATCGCCGACCCTTCCCACGCGCGCATCGTGACCGAAACGATGCACGAACGTAAGAAGGTCATGTTCATGAATTCGGATGCGATCGCGCTACTGCCGGGCGGCGCCGGATCGCTGGACGAGCTGTTTGAGGTCCTGACGTGGCGCCAGTTGGGACATCACACCAAGCCTGTCGTTATCATAAACGAGGGTGGTTATTGGCAGCCTCTGTTGGAGCTACTGCGCCATATCGAGGCCGAGGGGTTTGCCGGGGCCGATCTGGCGGAGGCTTATATAACGGTGCCAGATGTGCCAGCAGCCCTCGCCGCCTTGCGCGCGGCACTGCCCCGGCGCAAAGACGCGGCAGTATAA
- a CDS encoding efflux RND transporter permease subunit: MTGIVDWAAQRARMVLAFIVLSLLAGGLAYTTLPKEGEPDIEIPALFVSVIFPGISAEDSEKLLVKVMETELSDLDGLKDMSGTAAENYAGVALEFEFGWDKTAVMADVRDAMNAAEAKFPEGAEKYTLNEINFSEFPIIIVNLTGDVPERTMARVADDLQDRLEGLEPILEAGIAGKRDELVEVLIDPLRLESYDVTAGDLMNAVQMNNLLIAAGDVRSAGGTFSIKIPSSFEETRDIYRLPVKVNGDRVVTLGDVARINLTFEDRVGTARFNGENTVALQVVKRKGFNIIDTAQLVRETVESARASWPEELKAAVEVGASNDQSRTVASMVSQLEGSVLTAIALVMIVMLATLGIRPALLVGFAIPTSFLLCFAMMAVMGITISNIVMFGLILAVGMLVDGAIVVVEYADRRIEEGSGPMTAYVEAAKRMFWPVVSSTATTLCAFLPMLFWPGVPGQFMGMLPVTLIFVLSASLLVALVYLPVLGGITGRLEKWTDARITQIAGGWWVWHLALFPVAALGLAAAGAGVPALLALVSGTFAQMDMSAILGSVIPSLASAFVLCLATATLAALGVGGVSAILLGLMALWRRIADGARWLGRSAIPRHTATVRSGYKRSPFGWVIHAIVGNPVMPLVAFGVIFVIVGTTLIYYINNNNGTEFFVESEPEQAIVYVQARGNLSIEQKDTLVAQVEDVVLAQHGIASAFAFAGDGGLNSNTGGAAPPLDTIGQVQFETTPWDERGTISQPWLWGLWNREISDPAIDGDKVIEELAAKLAMIPGIKTEILGQTGGPASAKPVHLRLKGDNWAELQAATRLARAKFEATRGLTLIEDTLPLPGIDWQIDVDVEKAGRFGADVATVGSMVQLVTRGLMLGEMRVPSSDEEIDIRVRLPEADRVLSTLDTLKVRTNDGLVPLANFITRTPVQKLAQIDRIDQTRYFDVKAGVATGLTTASEANGETRDVPITANERIEGLTKWLDSGALPASVSYEWTGDQEEQEESGAFLMKAFAGALGLMFIILLAQFNSIYNAVLVLLAVILSTTGVLIGMLVMGQTFSIIMTGTGIVALAGIVVNNNIVLIDTYQEFSQYMPRIEAITRTAEARIRPVLLTTITTMAGLAPMMFGLSLDFVNGGYSFDSPTALWWKQLATAVVFGLGIATVLTLIFTPSMLALRVWLGTYAGWLARALAAMSMGRASRAAQDWSLVRAARRVRAPEIIWEDLPEDAQTPQSYMDVAGADLELDDFKRILAQRGPSDADKATAPQLPTKPLRAAE; encoded by the coding sequence ATGACGGGCATCGTCGACTGGGCCGCGCAGCGCGCCCGCATGGTGCTGGCGTTCATCGTACTTAGTCTGCTGGCTGGCGGCCTCGCCTATACCACCCTGCCCAAAGAGGGCGAGCCGGACATCGAGATCCCCGCTCTCTTTGTGTCCGTCATTTTCCCCGGCATTTCTGCTGAGGATAGCGAAAAGCTACTGGTCAAGGTCATGGAGACCGAGCTGAGCGATCTGGACGGCCTCAAGGACATGTCCGGCACCGCGGCGGAAAACTACGCCGGCGTCGCGCTGGAATTCGAGTTTGGCTGGGACAAAACCGCCGTCATGGCAGACGTCCGGGATGCGATGAACGCCGCCGAAGCAAAGTTTCCCGAAGGCGCCGAGAAGTACACGCTGAATGAGATTAACTTCAGCGAATTTCCTATCATCATCGTCAACCTCACCGGCGACGTGCCAGAGCGTACCATGGCCCGCGTCGCGGATGACCTGCAAGACAGGCTGGAGGGGCTTGAGCCCATTCTGGAGGCAGGTATCGCTGGCAAGCGGGACGAGTTGGTCGAGGTTCTGATCGACCCCCTGCGCCTAGAATCCTATGACGTGACCGCGGGCGATCTGATGAATGCCGTGCAGATGAACAACCTGCTTATCGCGGCGGGCGACGTGCGCAGCGCTGGCGGCACGTTTTCGATCAAGATCCCCTCGTCATTTGAGGAAACGCGCGACATCTATCGCCTGCCCGTCAAGGTCAATGGCGACCGCGTGGTGACGCTGGGCGATGTGGCGCGTATCAACCTGACGTTTGAGGACCGCGTCGGAACAGCGCGCTTTAACGGGGAAAACACGGTCGCGCTCCAAGTGGTCAAGCGCAAGGGCTTCAACATCATCGACACTGCGCAACTGGTGCGCGAAACGGTGGAAAGCGCGCGCGCCAGCTGGCCGGAGGAGTTGAAGGCCGCCGTAGAGGTGGGCGCATCGAACGACCAGTCGCGCACTGTGGCCTCGATGGTCAGCCAGCTAGAGGGTTCGGTGCTGACCGCTATCGCGTTGGTGATGATCGTGATGCTGGCGACGCTGGGTATCCGCCCCGCTCTGCTGGTCGGATTTGCAATTCCCACATCATTCTTGCTGTGTTTTGCCATGATGGCGGTCATGGGCATCACAATATCAAACATCGTGATGTTTGGCCTGATTCTGGCCGTGGGGATGCTGGTAGACGGCGCAATCGTGGTGGTCGAATACGCAGATCGGCGGATCGAAGAGGGCTCCGGCCCCATGACCGCCTATGTTGAGGCGGCCAAGCGTATGTTCTGGCCTGTCGTCAGCTCCACCGCGACGACGCTTTGTGCATTTCTGCCGATGCTGTTTTGGCCGGGTGTGCCGGGGCAGTTCATGGGGATGCTGCCCGTCACGCTGATCTTCGTCCTCTCGGCATCCTTGCTGGTCGCGCTGGTCTATCTGCCCGTGCTGGGCGGTATCACAGGACGGCTTGAGAAGTGGACGGATGCGCGCATTACGCAGATCGCAGGCGGGTGGTGGGTGTGGCATCTGGCGCTCTTTCCCGTCGCCGCGCTGGGTCTTGCTGCGGCAGGCGCGGGCGTCCCGGCGCTGCTGGCGCTGGTCAGCGGCACATTTGCGCAGATGGATATGAGCGCGATCCTCGGCTCGGTCATTCCTTCGCTGGCGAGCGCGTTCGTCCTATGCCTTGCCACCGCCACACTGGCGGCGCTCGGGGTGGGGGGCGTGTCGGCGATCCTGCTGGGTCTTATGGCGCTGTGGCGGCGCATCGCGGATGGCGCCCGCTGGCTGGGGCGCAGCGCGATCCCGCGCCACACCGCCACCGTACGCTCGGGGTACAAACGCAGCCCGTTTGGCTGGGTGATCCATGCCATCGTGGGCAATCCGGTTATGCCACTGGTCGCGTTCGGCGTCATTTTTGTTATCGTTGGCACAACGCTGATCTACTACATCAACAATAACAACGGCACCGAGTTTTTCGTCGAGTCCGAGCCGGAGCAGGCCATCGTGTATGTGCAGGCGCGCGGGAACCTGTCGATTGAGCAGAAGGACACTCTGGTCGCCCAAGTCGAGGATGTCGTGCTGGCGCAGCATGGCATCGCGTCGGCCTTCGCCTTTGCCGGGGATGGCGGGCTGAATAGCAACACCGGCGGCGCCGCGCCGCCGCTGGATACCATTGGGCAGGTCCAGTTCGAGACGACGCCATGGGACGAACGCGGCACCATTTCGCAGCCGTGGCTGTGGGGCCTGTGGAACCGCGAGATTAGCGACCCGGCAATCGACGGTGATAAGGTGATCGAGGAGCTGGCAGCCAAGCTGGCGATGATACCCGGCATAAAAACCGAAATTCTGGGACAGACAGGTGGCCCGGCCTCGGCCAAGCCAGTGCATCTACGGCTCAAGGGCGACAACTGGGCCGAATTGCAGGCGGCTACGCGGCTGGCACGCGCCAAGTTTGAGGCAACGCGCGGCCTGACCCTTATTGAGGATACGCTGCCCCTGCCCGGCATTGATTGGCAGATCGACGTCGACGTCGAAAAGGCCGGGCGCTTTGGCGCAGATGTCGCGACCGTCGGCTCAATGGTGCAACTGGTCACGCGCGGCCTGATGCTGGGCGAGATGCGCGTGCCCTCATCGGATGAAGAGATCGACATCCGCGTGCGCCTGCCCGAGGCCGACCGCGTCCTTAGCACGCTGGACACTTTGAAGGTGCGCACGAATGACGGGCTGGTGCCGCTGGCCAATTTCATCACCCGCACCCCGGTGCAAAAGCTGGCCCAGATCGACCGGATTGATCAGACACGATATTTCGACGTAAAGGCGGGTGTTGCAACGGGATTGACCACGGCATCCGAGGCAAATGGCGAGACGCGCGACGTTCCGATCACTGCGAATGAGCGGATTGAGGGCCTGACCAAGTGGCTCGACAGCGGCGCGCTACCGGCATCAGTCAGCTACGAGTGGACCGGCGATCAGGAGGAACAGGAGGAGTCCGGCGCGTTCCTGATGAAGGCCTTTGCCGGTGCGCTAGGGCTGATGTTCATCATCCTCTTGGCGCAGTTCAACAGCATTTATAACGCTGTGCTGGTGTTGCTGGCCGTGATCCTCAGCACGACGGGCGTTCTGATCGGAATGCTGGTGATGGGCCAGACGTTTTCGATCATTATGACCGGCACTGGCATCGTCGCGCTGGCGGGCATTGTGGTGAACAACAATATCGTTCTCATTGATACTTATCAGGAATTCAGCCAGTACATGCCCCGGATCGAGGCGATAACCCGCACAGCAGAGGCGCGCATCCGGCCCGTCCTGCTGACCACGATCACCACCATGGCAGGCCTTGCGCCGATGATGTTCGGGCTATCGCTCGACTTTGTGAACGGCGGCTACAGCTTCGACAGCCCCACTGCCCTGTGGTGGAAACAGTTGGCGACCGCGGTCGTTTTTGGCCTTGGGATTGCGACGGTCCTGACGCTGATCTTTACCCCCTCAATGCTGGCGCTACGGGTGTGGCTAGGCACCTACGCGGGCTGGCTGGCGCGCGCGCTGGCGGCAATGTCGATGGGCCGCGCCAGCCGCGCGGCACAGGACTGGTCGCTGGTTCGCGCCGCCCGCCGCGTCCGCGCGCCCGAGATTATCTGGGAGGATCTCCCAGAGGATGCCCAAACTCCGCAGAGTTACATGGATGTCGCAGGCGCTGATCTGGAGTTAGACGACTTCAAGCGTATCTTGGCCCAAAGGGGCCCAAGCGATGCGGACAAAGCCACTGCGCCGCAGCTTCCGACCAAGCCACTGCGCGCCGCAGAGTGA
- a CDS encoding LysM peptidoglycan-binding domain-containing protein: MSIFANARSGRLIAIGAAILVAVIIGGLLMRGALPPEGLGERDEGVAQKPEVAVLSKSDATAPSQNSTSRTSAPRLDVFRLEPDGAALVAGTAAPGWQIEILLDGVPFKTLQPGDDGQFAAFIDVPASDAPRVLTLRMSGPDGSAPVMGENQVIIAPAALAIKEQAEQVATLAADAVETTPKTKPAAESAQDAYVEASDLDAKPAQTAPVPLVRADTQTTIPAATDGTAERGLSEQAKKPQPVETAAINPSLVQPSVADTLQTPAGPSEQPSPAASLQNGRTVLMADASGVRVLQSPSPSAAPQVMSSVALDAISYSEGGDVQLSGRAAGLGIVRVYLNNRAITTSRIGADGAWHTALPQVDTGIYTLRIDEVDAAGTVTSRVETPFKREDRALLAELQDPAAPAPPIRAVTVQPGNTLWAISRERYGEGILYVRVFEANADRIRNPDLIYPGQVFALPD, encoded by the coding sequence ATGAGCATCTTTGCAAACGCACGTTCGGGGCGCCTGATCGCTATAGGGGCGGCGATACTTGTTGCCGTGATTATTGGCGGGCTGTTGATGCGCGGGGCCTTGCCGCCGGAAGGCTTGGGCGAACGCGATGAGGGCGTCGCGCAAAAGCCCGAGGTCGCGGTCTTGTCTAAATCTGATGCGACCGCCCCGTCGCAAAACAGCACTTCAAGGACTTCCGCGCCGCGCTTAGACGTGTTCCGCCTAGAGCCGGACGGCGCCGCACTGGTTGCGGGAACCGCCGCACCCGGCTGGCAGATCGAAATTCTGCTGGACGGCGTTCCGTTCAAAACGCTCCAGCCCGGCGATGACGGACAATTCGCCGCATTCATCGACGTTCCGGCCAGTGACGCCCCCCGCGTGCTGACTTTGCGGATGTCTGGCCCGGATGGCAGCGCGCCGGTGATGGGTGAAAATCAGGTGATTATTGCGCCTGCTGCGCTTGCGATAAAAGAGCAGGCAGAGCAAGTCGCCACCCTCGCCGCAGACGCGGTGGAGACTACGCCAAAAACCAAACCCGCCGCCGAATCCGCGCAGGACGCTTACGTCGAGGCCAGCGATCTTGATGCGAAGCCTGCGCAAACTGCGCCAGTCCCTTTGGTGCGCGCCGATACACAAACGACAATCCCTGCCGCAACGGACGGTACCGCCGAACGCGGCCTTTCCGAGCAAGCCAAAAAACCGCAACCCGTGGAAACGGCGGCCATTAATCCAAGCCTCGTGCAGCCGTCCGTTGCAGATACTCTGCAAACCCCTGCCGGCCCGTCCGAGCAGCCTAGCCCCGCCGCATCATTGCAAAACGGCCGCACCGTCCTGATGGCTGACGCCTCTGGGGTCCGCGTCCTGCAATCGCCATCCCCTAGCGCCGCGCCGCAGGTGATGTCCAGCGTCGCTCTTGACGCCATCAGCTATTCCGAGGGCGGCGATGTCCAGCTCTCTGGCCGAGCCGCCGGATTGGGCATTGTGCGCGTCTATCTGAACAACCGGGCCATCACGACGTCGCGCATTGGCGCGGATGGGGCATGGCACACCGCGCTGCCGCAGGTCGATACCGGCATCTACACCTTGCGCATCGACGAGGTGGATGCCGCCGGGACCGTGACCAGCCGTGTCGAGACGCCTTTCAAACGCGAGGATCGCGCTCTTTTGGCCGAGCTACAGGATCCAGCGGCGCCCGCGCCTCCGATTCGTGCTGTCACTGTCCAGCCGGGCAATACACTTTGGGCAATATCGCGCGAGCGGTACGGTGAGGGAATTCTATACGTCCGCGTGTTCGAGGCGAATGCGGACCGTATCCGCAACCCTGATCTGATCTATCCCGGTCAGGTCTTTGCCCTGCCGGATTAA
- the rarD gene encoding EamA family transporter RarD — protein sequence MTDEVKGVLAMIGACMIWGLSGIYYKLLDAVPPFEILCHRTIWGFIFFLCVLKYQGRLRVLPSAVSTPRAFMIVAFSAFIVSVNWFVFIGSIHAGHATEAALGYYIFPLAAVLLGAMFYGERLGTMQLVSVGLAAVAVVVLSVGLQVGPWVALVLALTFALYGALKKSMITGPVLSVTAELAMMAPFAIAWLAMTHLRGDGHFGADFVTSLMLAFAGIMTAIPLILFSYATRRVSLATIGLVQYLNPTLQFLVATLIFREVFTMWHAIAFGLIWTALALYTAASLRRGSAARKAARAAGTSGTVI from the coding sequence ATGACTGATGAGGTGAAGGGCGTCCTCGCCATGATCGGTGCCTGTATGATTTGGGGCTTATCGGGGATTTACTACAAGCTGCTGGACGCGGTGCCGCCGTTCGAGATCTTGTGCCACCGCACAATCTGGGGCTTTATCTTTTTCCTCTGCGTGCTGAAATACCAAGGTCGGCTGCGGGTTCTGCCATCTGCTGTGTCCACCCCGCGTGCGTTCATGATTGTCGCATTCTCAGCCTTTATCGTCTCGGTCAATTGGTTCGTTTTCATCGGGTCCATCCACGCTGGCCATGCGACGGAGGCGGCGCTTGGATACTACATCTTTCCGCTGGCTGCTGTCCTCTTGGGCGCAATGTTTTACGGCGAACGACTGGGTACCATGCAGCTTGTGTCGGTTGGTCTGGCGGCGGTGGCTGTCGTCGTTCTGTCGGTCGGCCTTCAGGTAGGGCCTTGGGTGGCACTGGTCTTGGCGCTGACCTTTGCCCTCTACGGCGCACTCAAAAAGAGCATGATCACCGGCCCAGTCCTTTCAGTGACGGCTGAGCTGGCGATGATGGCACCCTTCGCGATTGCATGGCTTGCGATGACGCACCTGCGCGGTGACGGCCACTTTGGCGCGGATTTTGTGACCAGTTTGATGCTGGCCTTTGCCGGGATAATGACGGCGATCCCGCTGATCTTGTTCTCATACGCAACGCGCCGCGTGTCCTTGGCGACTATCGGATTGGTTCAATACCTCAATCCGACGCTTCAGTTTTTGGTCGCAACACTGATTTTTCGCGAGGTTTTCACAATGTGGCACGCCATCGCCTTTGGTCTGATCTGGACGGCGTTAGCGCTTTATACTGCCGCGTCTTTGCGCCGGGGCAGTGCCGCGCGCAAGGCGGCGAGGGCTGCTGGCACATCTGGCACCGTTATATAA
- a CDS encoding efflux RND transporter periplasmic adaptor subunit has product MRLFSILAAIVAALAIYAFVFERAWLISVLPGADAPAPTTEVVTKSEANAEEAPARAAVRVVAIHSRAQDIGSAVVLRGQTEALRQVDVRAETSGRIVSEPLRKGAFVETGQLMCQLDAGTRQAALAEARARKAEAETRIPEGEARLAEAEARLVEAQINDTAASKLSESGYASDTRVAGTRAALSAGKATVQAAKSGLDAARTGIEAAEAAAAAAREELARLDITAPFAGLLESDTAELGSLMQPGALCATIIQLDPIKLVGFVPETDVNRVEMGAPARATLVSGTEVTGAVTFMSRSADPQTRTFRIEMSVPNPDLAVRDGQTAEILVASGGTPAHLLPQSALTLDDSGTLGVRVVDGPVADFMPVTLMRDTAEGIWVSGLPDAVDVIVIGQEYVIAGVPVIASYRDDNATDNAAVPGTKAEAIQ; this is encoded by the coding sequence ATGCGACTGTTTTCGATACTGGCAGCCATAGTCGCTGCACTGGCCATCTATGCCTTTGTGTTTGAACGCGCTTGGCTGATTAGCGTTTTACCCGGTGCAGATGCGCCCGCGCCTACAACCGAAGTCGTGACAAAATCTGAGGCAAACGCCGAGGAAGCTCCAGCGCGCGCAGCCGTGCGCGTCGTCGCGATCCATAGCCGCGCACAGGATATCGGCAGCGCCGTGGTGCTACGCGGCCAAACAGAGGCGCTGCGACAAGTCGATGTGCGCGCCGAGACATCGGGGCGGATCGTGTCCGAACCGCTGCGCAAGGGCGCCTTTGTCGAGACCGGGCAGCTGATGTGCCAGTTGGACGCCGGCACACGGCAGGCCGCGCTGGCCGAGGCCCGCGCCCGCAAGGCCGAGGCCGAGACCCGCATCCCCGAAGGCGAGGCCCGGCTGGCAGAGGCCGAAGCGCGTCTGGTAGAGGCCCAGATCAACGATACCGCCGCCTCTAAACTCAGCGAGAGCGGCTATGCCTCGGACACGCGCGTCGCGGGCACACGGGCTGCGCTGAGTGCGGGAAAGGCAACTGTACAAGCCGCCAAGTCAGGGCTGGACGCCGCGCGCACCGGGATCGAGGCCGCCGAGGCCGCCGCCGCCGCCGCCCGCGAGGAGCTGGCACGCCTCGACATTACCGCGCCATTTGCCGGCCTGCTGGAATCGGACACGGCCGAACTGGGCAGCTTGATGCAACCCGGTGCACTTTGCGCAACGATCATCCAGCTGGACCCGATCAAGCTGGTCGGTTTTGTGCCCGAGACCGATGTTAACCGCGTAGAGATGGGCGCCCCGGCGCGCGCAACGCTTGTATCTGGCACCGAAGTAACAGGCGCAGTGACGTTCATGTCGCGCTCTGCCGACCCTCAAACGCGCACCTTTCGGATCGAAATGTCCGTGCCTAATCCGGATTTGGCCGTGCGCGATGGGCAAACCGCTGAGATTTTGGTTGCCTCAGGCGGAACCCCCGCGCATTTGCTGCCGCAATCGGCGTTGACGCTGGACGATAGCGGCACGCTGGGCGTGCGCGTAGTGGATGGACCTGTGGCTGACTTCATGCCCGTCACCCTTATGCGCGATACCGCCGAAGGCATCTGGGTGTCCGGCCTGCCGGACGCCGTAGACGTCATCGTGATCGGCCAAGAATACGTGATAGCAGGCGTGCCGGTGATCGCCAGCTACCGCGATGACAACGCCACTGACAACGCCGCTGTTCCCGGGACCAAGGCGGAGGCCATTCAATGA
- a CDS encoding ABCB family ABC transporter ATP-binding protein/permease, with protein sequence MSHDPNTDPNSEAPASGWATIIRVSPYVWPKEGGAWVKRRVVLALIALFVAKLIAVATPFFYKAAVDTLSGEGTADAAWTMGAGAVGLTVAYGVARLMNVGLQQLRDALFAPVGQRALRQVALRTFRHIHQMSMRYHISRKTGGLSRIIERGVKGVDFLLRFLIFSIFPLILELFLVGIVLWAAFDFWYLAVVVVVIALYVAFTFKVTEWRVKLRREMNDQDTDANQKAIDSLLNYETVKYFGAEDREAARYDVAMAGYERAAVRTSYSLSFLNFGQSLLITAGLVIVMVMAAIGVQNGSLTVGDFVMVNAYMIQITMPLNFLGTVYREIRQSLVDMGEMFGLLDQPPDVTDADDARPLKVTGGKVELRDVHFGYDTNREILGGITLTAEPGQTVAIVGPTGSGKSTIGRLLFRFYDVSQGALLIDGQDIRGVTQTSLHNAIGVVPQDTVLFNDTIGYNIAYGRDNATHEDVVEAARAASIHDFIISLPDGYDTTVGERGLKLSGGEKQRVGIARTLLKDPPILLLDEATSALDTATERDIQGALARAGQGRTVLIIAHRLSTVADADRIVVLDGGLIVEQGTHTELLEKDERYAGLWYRQQSDEAA encoded by the coding sequence ATGAGCCACGATCCAAACACCGATCCCAATTCCGAGGCACCTGCCTCCGGCTGGGCCACTATCATTCGCGTGTCGCCCTACGTCTGGCCCAAGGAGGGTGGCGCTTGGGTCAAGCGGCGCGTGGTCCTCGCGCTGATCGCCCTTTTCGTGGCAAAGCTGATCGCGGTCGCTACGCCCTTTTTCTACAAGGCGGCAGTCGATACGCTGTCGGGCGAAGGCACCGCCGACGCGGCCTGGACGATGGGCGCAGGCGCAGTCGGCCTGACGGTGGCCTACGGCGTGGCGCGCCTGATGAACGTGGGCCTGCAACAGTTGCGCGATGCGCTCTTTGCCCCGGTCGGACAGCGCGCGTTGCGGCAGGTGGCCTTGCGCACGTTCCGCCACATTCATCAGATGTCTATGCGCTACCACATTTCGCGCAAGACGGGCGGCCTCAGCCGTATTATCGAGCGGGGGGTAAAGGGCGTCGATTTCTTGCTGCGCTTCCTCATCTTCTCGATCTTTCCGTTGATATTAGAGCTATTCCTAGTCGGAATCGTCCTCTGGGCGGCGTTTGATTTTTGGTATCTGGCAGTCGTGGTAGTCGTCATCGCGCTATATGTTGCGTTCACGTTCAAGGTAACAGAATGGCGCGTGAAACTGCGCCGCGAGATGAACGATCAGGACACAGACGCCAATCAAAAGGCGATCGACAGCCTGCTAAATTACGAGACGGTCAAATATTTCGGCGCCGAGGATCGCGAGGCGGCGCGTTATGACGTGGCGATGGCAGGGTACGAGCGTGCAGCGGTCCGCACATCCTATTCGCTCTCGTTCCTCAATTTCGGCCAGTCGCTGCTGATTACCGCAGGGCTGGTGATCGTCATGGTGATGGCCGCCATTGGCGTGCAGAACGGCAGCCTGACGGTGGGCGATTTCGTAATGGTCAACGCCTACATGATCCAGATCACGATGCCGCTGAACTTTCTCGGTACGGTCTACCGCGAGATCCGCCAGAGCCTGGTGGACATGGGCGAGATGTTCGGCCTGCTGGATCAGCCGCCGGACGTCACCGATGCGGATGACGCCCGCCCGCTCAAGGTGACGGGCGGCAAGGTTGAGCTGCGCGATGTGCATTTCGGCTATGATACTAACCGCGAGATCCTCGGCGGTATCACCCTGACCGCTGAGCCAGGCCAGACGGTGGCTATCGTTGGGCCTACCGGATCAGGCAAATCCACCATCGGGCGGCTGCTCTTTCGTTTCTACGACGTGTCGCAGGGCGCGCTGCTGATCGACGGGCAGGATATTCGCGGCGTGACACAGACCAGTCTGCACAATGCCATCGGTGTGGTGCCGCAGGACACCGTGCTGTTTAACGATACCATCGGCTATAACATCGCCTATGGCCGCGATAACGCCACCCATGAGGATGTGGTTGAGGCCGCCCGTGCCGCGTCGATCCACGACTTCATCATCTCGCTGCCGGACGGCTATGATACTACCGTCGGTGAACGCGGGCTCAAGCTGTCGGGCGGCGAAAAGCAACGGGTTGGCATCGCGCGCACTCTGCTCAAGGACCCGCCCATCCTGCTCCTGGATGAGGCGACAAGCGCGCTGGATACCGCGACCGAGCGTGACATTCAGGGCGCGCTGGCCCGTGCGGGGCAGGGGCGTACCGTGCTGATCATCGCGCACCGCCTCAGCACGGTGGCGGATGCCGACCGCATTGTGGTCCTAGACGGCGGCCTCATCGTCGAGCAGGGCACACATACCGAACTGCTCGAGAAGGACGAACGCTATGCCGGCCTCTGGTATCGCCAGCAGTCGGACGAAGCCGCCTGA